Proteins encoded within one genomic window of Verrucomicrobiales bacterium:
- a CDS encoding macro domain-containing protein, whose amino-acid sequence MIQEVTGDILLTKAQAIAHGVAPNDHFNSGLALSLREQWPAMYKDFRHFTHNSHPKTGTVWVWGGTGGHRIINLFTQEPAASEHSHPGKASISNVNHCLKELHRVVEAEGITSLALPRLATGVGGLDWDEVLPLIKSHLGTLKIPVYLYTTYRKGVA is encoded by the coding sequence ATGATCCAAGAAGTCACAGGCGACATCCTTCTCACCAAGGCCCAAGCGATAGCCCACGGAGTCGCACCCAATGACCACTTTAATAGCGGCCTGGCGCTGAGCCTGCGGGAGCAGTGGCCGGCCATGTATAAGGATTTCCGTCATTTTACCCATAACTCCCATCCGAAGACCGGGACAGTATGGGTATGGGGCGGCACGGGAGGGCATCGGATTATTAATCTTTTCACCCAGGAACCAGCGGCTTCGGAACATTCGCACCCAGGCAAGGCCTCGATCTCAAACGTCAACCATTGTCTGAAGGAGCTCCACCGCGTCGTTGAGGCGGAGGGGATCACCAGCCTCGCACTGCCACGGTTGGCAACAGGTGTAGGTGGATTGGATTGGGATGAGGTATTGCCGCTCATCAAGAGCCATCTGGGCACTCTCAAGATCCCGGTCTATCTCTACACCACCTATCGTAAAGGCGTGGCCTGA